In Piliocolobus tephrosceles isolate RC106 chromosome 4, ASM277652v3, whole genome shotgun sequence, the following are encoded in one genomic region:
- the LOC113220390 gene encoding protein FAM83G isoform X2 has translation MLRGGQCVASPGLGMLTNTGPLVIAVVRDMSTDVDIFKDLLDTGFKRKAAVYIIMDESKVKYILHMFEWTHMRLGHLKTCAVVYAEDTGMPMCSSTRGCLIRTPQYDQRKSSQHCTAGS, from the exons ATGTTACGAGGAGGGCAGTGTGTAGCCAGCCCTGGCCTGGGAATGCTAACCAACACAGGGCCCCTG GTGATAGCTGTGGTCAGGGACATGTCCACCGATGTGGACATTTTCAAGGACCTGCTGGACACTGGCTTCAAGAGGAAAGCGGCCGTGTACATCATCATGGACGAGAGTAAAGTCaagtacattctgcacatgtttGAGTGGACTCACATGCGCCTGGGGCACCTCAAG ACCTGTGCAGTGGTGTATGCTGAAGATACTGGAATGCCTATGTGCTCATCTACCAGAGGGTGCCTGATCAGAACTCCTCAGTATGACCAAAGAAAATCGAGTCAGCATTGTACTGCAGGAAGCTGA
- the LOC113220390 gene encoding protein FAM83G isoform X1, which translates to MLRGGQCVASPGLGMLTNTGPLVIAVVRDMSTDVDIFKDLLDTGFKRKAAVYIIMDESKVKYILHMFEWTHMRLGHLKVSRLLTCLCGWMAGVIQSVKLCEYPPALGELLCQALKESSNLVASA; encoded by the exons ATGTTACGAGGAGGGCAGTGTGTAGCCAGCCCTGGCCTGGGAATGCTAACCAACACAGGGCCCCTG GTGATAGCTGTGGTCAGGGACATGTCCACCGATGTGGACATTTTCAAGGACCTGCTGGACACTGGCTTCAAGAGGAAAGCGGCCGTGTACATCATCATGGACGAGAGTAAAGTCaagtacattctgcacatgtttGAGTGGACTCACATGCGCCTGGGGCACCTCAAGGTGAGCAGGCTCCTCACTTGCCTATGTGGCTGGATGGCAGGAGTCATTCAGTCTGTCAAACTCTGCGAGTACCCGCCTGCTCTGGGCGAACTCCTGTGCCAGGCACTCAAAGAGTCCAGTAATCTTGTAGCCTCTGCTTGA
- the LOC111534967 gene encoding beta-1,4-galactosyltransferase 7-like: protein MFPSRRKAAQLPWEDGRSRLLSGSLPRKCSVFHLFVACLLLGFFSLLWLQLSCSGDVGRAARAQGQETSGPPRACPPEPPPEQWEEDASWGPHRLAVLVPFRERFEELLVFVPHMHRFLSRKKIQHHIYVLNQVDHFRFNRAALINVGFLESSNSTDYIAMHDVDLLPLNEELDYGFPEAGPFHVASPELHPLYHYKTYVGGILLLSKQHYQLCNGMSNRFWGWGREDDEFYRRIKGAGLQLFRPSGITTGYKTFHHLHDPAWRKRDQKRIAAQKQEQFKVDREGGLNTVKYQVASRTALSVGGAPCTVLNIMLDCDKTATPWCTFS from the exons ATGTTCCCCTCGCGGAGGAAAGCGGCGCAGCTGCCCTGGGAGGACGGCAG GTCCAGGTTGCTGTCCGGCAGCCTCCCTCGGAAATGTTCCGTCTTCCACCTCTTCGTGGCCTGTCTCTTACTGGGCTTCTTCTCCCTACTCTGGCTGCAGCTCAGCTGCTCTGGTGATGTAGGCCGGGCAGCCAGGGCACAAGGGCAGGAGACCTCGGGCCCTCCTCGGGCCTGCCCCCCAGAGCCACCCCCTGAGCAGTGGGAAGAAGACGCATCGTGGGGCCCCCACCGCTTGGCAGTGCTGGTGCCCTTCCGCGAACGCTTCGAGGAGCTCCTGGTCTTTGTGCCCCACATGCACCGCTTCCTGAGCAGGAAGAAGATCCAGCACCACATCTATGTACTCAACCAGGTGGACCACTTCAG GTTCAACCGGGCGGCGCTTATCAACGTGGGCTTCCTGGAGAGCAGCAACAGCACGGACTACATTGCCATGCATGACGTTGACCTGCTCCCTCTCAACGAGGAGCTAGACTATGGCTTTCCTGAGGCTGGGCCCTTCCATGTGGCCTCCCCGGAGCTCCACCCTCTCTACCACTACAAGACTTATGTCGGCGGCATCCTGCTGCTCTCCAAGCAGCATTACCAGCTG TGCAACGGGATGTCCAACCGCTTCTGGGGCTGGGGCCGCGAGGACGATGAGTTCTACCGGCGCATTAAAGGAGCTGGGCTGCAG CTTTTCCGCCCCTCGGGAATCACAACTGGGTACAAGACATTTCACCACCTGCATGACCCAGCCTGGCGGAAGAGGGACCAGAAGCGCATCGCGGCTCAAAAACAG gaGCAGTTCAAGGTGGACAGGGAGGGAGGCCTGAACACTGTGAAGTACCAAGTGGCTTCCCGCACTGCCCTGTCCGTGGGCGGGGCCCCCTGTACTGTCCTCAACATCATGTTGGATTGTGACAAGACCGCCACGCCCTGGTGCACATTCAGCTGA